One window from the genome of Candidatus Eisenbacteria bacterium encodes:
- the queF gene encoding NADPH-dependent 7-cyano-7-deazaguanine reductase QueF: protein MPSRPSRKLETFPNPQPKRDYWIRHECPEYTAVCPVTGQPDFGTIIVLYVPDRTCVELKSLKLYLWSFRDEGHFFEDVTNRILDDLVRATKPRRMTVVGRFNVRGGISTQVVARYEARRR, encoded by the coding sequence ATGCCGTCCAGGCCGTCGCGCAAGCTCGAGACCTTCCCGAATCCGCAGCCGAAGCGCGACTACTGGATCCGTCACGAGTGCCCCGAGTACACGGCCGTCTGCCCGGTCACGGGGCAGCCCGATTTCGGCACCATCATCGTGCTCTACGTGCCCGACCGCACCTGCGTCGAGCTCAAGTCGCTCAAGCTGTACCTGTGGTCCTTCCGCGACGAGGGGCATTTTTTCGAGGACGTGACCAACCGGATTCTCGACGACCTGGTGCGCGCGACGAAGCCGCGCCGCATGACGGTGGTCGGGCGCTTCAACGTCCGGGGAGGAATCTCCACGCAGGTGGTGGCGCGCTACGAGGCCCGCCGCCGCTGA
- a CDS encoding ROK family protein yields MNAAKHAATHAVALDLGGTDLKFARISRDGSVLEAGRTPSRAMAGADALLGVLSAAARRFAAGACGVGLGCPGVLDPLTGALVDETPHLSLPRDFPLAERLARESGLAVHADNDANLAALGESLAGAAKGARVSVTITVGTGVGCGIVAEGRVLRGAWGGAGEISHAALGGTGPACACGVPGCLEPLSGGEGLVLRAREAGLAAAGARDVFDAAAKGDSRAAALVEAMTGALGRQIALVVQVVNPDVVVIGGGVANAGEAWLEAVRAAVRRCAQPSHLRGLRIVPALLGNRAGVVGAGLFAWRRLEGR; encoded by the coding sequence ATGAACGCCGCGAAGCACGCCGCCACGCACGCGGTCGCCCTCGATCTGGGCGGCACGGACCTCAAGTTCGCTCGCATCTCCCGCGACGGCTCGGTGCTGGAGGCGGGGCGGACACCCTCTCGGGCCATGGCGGGCGCCGACGCGCTGCTCGGCGTGCTGTCCGCCGCCGCGCGGCGCTTCGCCGCCGGGGCGTGCGGGGTCGGGCTCGGCTGCCCGGGCGTCCTCGATCCGCTGACGGGCGCGCTCGTGGACGAGACACCGCACCTTTCGCTGCCGCGCGACTTCCCGCTCGCGGAGCGTCTCGCGCGCGAGTCGGGCCTCGCGGTCCATGCCGACAACGACGCCAACCTCGCGGCGCTGGGCGAATCGCTCGCCGGCGCGGCGAAGGGCGCGCGCGTCTCGGTCACGATCACGGTCGGCACCGGCGTCGGATGCGGCATCGTCGCCGAAGGCCGCGTGCTGCGCGGTGCGTGGGGAGGCGCGGGCGAGATCTCGCACGCGGCGCTCGGCGGCACGGGGCCGGCGTGCGCGTGCGGCGTCCCGGGCTGCCTCGAGCCGCTCTCGGGGGGCGAGGGGCTCGTGCTGCGCGCGCGCGAAGCCGGGCTCGCGGCCGCGGGCGCCCGCGACGTCTTCGATGCGGCGGCGAAGGGTGACTCGCGCGCCGCCGCGCTCGTCGAGGCCATGACCGGGGCGCTCGGCCGCCAGATCGCGCTCGTCGTGCAGGTCGTGAACCCCGACGTCGTCGTGATCGGCGGAGGCGTCGCGAACGCGGGTGAGGCGTGGCTCGAAGCGGTCCGTGCGGCGGTGCGCCGCTGCGCCCAGCCCTCGCACCTGCGCGGGCTGCGCATCGTGCCCGCACTGCTCGGCAATCGCGCGGGCGTCGTCGGCGCGGGGCTCTTCGCCTGGCGGCGTCTGGAGGGTCGCTGA
- the miaB gene encoding tRNA (N6-isopentenyl adenosine(37)-C2)-methylthiotransferase MiaB, translating to MKRVFLETYGCQMNVADSELMIGVLERAGMSLVERPEEADAVILNTCAIREHAEQRVLGRLGEFAHLKQRNPELVVGVAGCMAQHLRARLLEKKRVLDLVVGPDGYRDLPELLRRAAHGPVAEVRLDRDETYGDLEPRRGDSVRAWVTVQRGCDKFCSYCVVPYTRGRERSLPLADLVRQVERAAAAGCREIVFLGQTVNSWKHDGHDFADLLRAANDIEGVLRIRYTSPHPADVSDRLIAAMAECERVMPHVHLPLQSASDRVLAAMNRTYTLERYRGVVAKLRAAVPEIALTTDLIAGFPGEDEADHRATLEYMREVRWDGAFLFKYSARPDTKAHRWPETVSEAEKGRRLAELIELQHGISGEIHDGRIGRIEEVLVEGRGRRDGGQLFGKSRTFRTVVFGDDGSPPGTLRRVRVVGATPVTLIGESADAPRSEPLVTIGG from the coding sequence ATGAAACGCGTCTTTCTCGAAACCTACGGCTGCCAGATGAACGTGGCGGACAGCGAGCTCATGATCGGCGTGCTCGAACGCGCCGGCATGTCGCTCGTCGAGCGGCCCGAGGAGGCCGACGCGGTCATCCTCAACACCTGCGCCATCCGCGAGCACGCCGAACAGCGCGTGCTGGGCCGGCTCGGCGAGTTCGCGCACCTCAAGCAGCGCAATCCGGAGCTGGTGGTGGGCGTCGCAGGCTGCATGGCCCAGCACCTGCGCGCGCGGCTGCTCGAGAAGAAGCGCGTCCTCGACCTGGTCGTCGGACCCGACGGCTACCGCGACCTGCCGGAGCTGCTGCGGCGCGCCGCCCACGGCCCGGTCGCCGAAGTCCGGCTCGACCGCGACGAAACCTACGGTGACCTCGAGCCGAGACGCGGCGACTCGGTGCGGGCCTGGGTGACCGTGCAGCGCGGTTGCGACAAGTTCTGCTCGTACTGCGTCGTGCCGTACACGCGCGGCCGCGAGCGCAGCCTGCCGCTGGCGGACCTCGTGCGGCAGGTGGAGCGGGCCGCCGCCGCCGGCTGCCGCGAGATCGTGTTCCTCGGCCAGACGGTCAACTCGTGGAAGCACGACGGCCACGACTTCGCGGACCTGCTGCGCGCCGCGAACGACATCGAGGGCGTGCTGCGCATCCGTTACACCTCGCCGCACCCGGCGGACGTGAGCGACCGCCTGATCGCGGCGATGGCGGAGTGCGAAAGGGTCATGCCGCACGTCCACCTGCCGCTGCAGTCGGCGTCGGACCGCGTGCTGGCCGCGATGAACCGCACCTACACGCTCGAGCGCTACCGCGGGGTGGTCGCGAAGCTGCGGGCGGCGGTGCCGGAGATCGCGCTCACCACCGACCTGATCGCGGGCTTCCCTGGCGAGGACGAAGCCGACCATCGCGCGACGCTCGAATACATGCGCGAGGTCCGCTGGGACGGCGCCTTCCTGTTCAAGTACTCGGCGCGCCCCGACACCAAGGCGCACCGCTGGCCCGAGACCGTGAGCGAGGCGGAAAAGGGCAGGCGGCTCGCCGAGCTGATCGAGCTGCAGCACGGCATCTCGGGCGAGATCCACGACGGCCGGATCGGCCGGATCGAGGAAGTGCTGGTCGAGGGCAGGGGCCGGCGGGACGGCGGGCAGCTCTTCGGCAAGAGCCGCACCTTCCGCACCGTGGTTTTCGGTGACGACGGCTCCCCCCCCGGAACGCTGCGCCGCGTCCGCGTCGTCGGCGCGACCCCGGTCACGCTGATCGGCGAGTCGGCCGACGCTCCGAGGAGCGAGCCGCTGGTGACGATCGGCGGCTGA
- a CDS encoding penicillin acylase family protein, whose protein sequence is MRPRLSPEPVPHAASTLALLLPAALLCACTCAPRARWPSAPPPAATVTIETDVYGVPHVRAANLPDLYFAWGWVTARDRSWQLVLTRAQAQGLSHRFLGDEALAADAGAQLFRLRERAAAIWQRDRQDPALRELVQRYTDGINAWLGSRGEAATPRGEFAALGLRPEPWRPEDTYALLLGYGVTLDLALPELGEAALIREHGPGWIEHRRRFESQWIFDTIPDSAGDAVPSLRRASPAPAKAAAVRTAPLPASLLAAAAGAARAFPARSADGSDRASNAFAVGPRRTAGGMPILANDPHLRLTTPGPFHVVHLYVPGVLDASGAAAVGLPCIVSGRNETCAWGVTSLGADVIDLYADTLSADGRRVRWQGGWAPVRTAPYDLRIHRFGIPLPVPAFVRERRWTPHGPVVGWDRGSGIALSARWSAMEDARITVRDMVGLERSRSAHEIARRFRSLVTPAFNCVAADDEGHVVYQAAGLMPLRPFPFAYGPLPSDGRHEWAGFLPADSMPAWRVPRDGWVVNGNNRPRDLPGWDRFDWIQDRAARMSELIGESKALTLEGAAAIQNDVFSRAGARSNPVLLAAADSLADSLGSRAREAVALMRAWNLLSQRDRVAPTLNRSWWNVFARSTGTEGLPGLTLAALRGEAPEVLAGGGGTARRPSSVAIAALTSALDTLQARLGPDLFTWTWGRAHRAYFAHALGTRAGREWSPEPIEEDGDGGTIAVGGTRAPWDFRVTHGPGFRHVVDLAIAESSLAVVPPWNSDAFRIDQRPRWAEHRYIPLLRDWGRIEARVIDRVTLGAKIATR, encoded by the coding sequence ATGCGACCCCGACTTTCCCCCGAGCCGGTTCCGCACGCCGCCAGCACCCTTGCTCTCCTGCTGCCCGCCGCGCTGCTGTGCGCGTGTACGTGCGCGCCGCGCGCCCGCTGGCCGTCCGCGCCGCCGCCGGCCGCCACCGTCACGATCGAGACGGACGTCTACGGCGTGCCGCACGTCCGCGCGGCGAATCTGCCCGACCTCTACTTCGCGTGGGGCTGGGTCACCGCGCGCGACCGCAGCTGGCAGCTCGTCCTGACGCGCGCGCAGGCGCAGGGGCTCTCGCACCGCTTTCTCGGCGACGAGGCCCTCGCGGCCGACGCGGGCGCGCAGCTCTTCCGGCTGCGCGAGCGTGCCGCGGCGATCTGGCAGCGCGACCGCCAGGACCCCGCGCTTCGCGAGCTCGTCCAGCGCTACACCGACGGCATCAACGCCTGGCTCGGCAGCCGCGGCGAGGCGGCCACGCCGCGCGGGGAGTTCGCGGCGCTCGGACTCCGGCCCGAACCCTGGAGGCCCGAGGACACCTACGCGCTGCTGCTCGGCTACGGCGTGACGCTCGATCTGGCGCTGCCCGAGCTGGGCGAGGCCGCGCTCATCCGCGAGCACGGTCCGGGCTGGATCGAGCACCGGCGGCGATTCGAAAGCCAGTGGATCTTCGACACGATTCCGGACTCGGCCGGCGACGCCGTGCCTTCGCTTCGCCGCGCTTCACCGGCGCCGGCGAAGGCCGCCGCCGTCCGCACCGCGCCGCTGCCCGCGTCGCTGCTGGCGGCGGCCGCCGGCGCCGCGCGCGCGTTTCCCGCCCGTTCCGCGGATGGCTCCGACCGCGCCAGCAACGCCTTCGCCGTCGGGCCGCGACGCACCGCGGGCGGCATGCCGATCCTCGCGAACGACCCGCACCTGCGGCTGACCACGCCGGGGCCGTTCCATGTCGTGCACCTGTACGTCCCCGGAGTCCTCGACGCGAGCGGCGCGGCCGCCGTGGGACTTCCGTGCATCGTCTCGGGCCGGAACGAGACGTGCGCCTGGGGCGTCACCTCGCTCGGCGCGGACGTCATCGACCTGTACGCCGACACGCTGTCGGCCGACGGCCGCCGCGTCCGCTGGCAGGGTGGTTGGGCGCCGGTCCGGACCGCGCCCTACGACCTTCGAATCCACCGCTTCGGCATCCCCCTGCCCGTTCCCGCCTTCGTGCGCGAGCGGCGCTGGACGCCGCACGGTCCGGTCGTGGGCTGGGACCGTGGGAGCGGCATCGCGCTCTCTGCGCGCTGGAGCGCGATGGAGGACGCGCGCATCACCGTTCGCGACATGGTCGGCCTCGAGCGTTCGCGATCGGCCCACGAAATCGCGCGGCGCTTTCGCAGCCTCGTGACGCCCGCGTTCAACTGCGTCGCCGCGGACGACGAGGGCCACGTCGTCTATCAGGCGGCCGGGCTCATGCCGCTGCGCCCGTTTCCGTTCGCCTACGGCCCGCTGCCCTCCGACGGACGCCACGAATGGGCCGGGTTCCTGCCGGCCGACTCGATGCCCGCCTGGCGCGTGCCGCGAGACGGCTGGGTCGTCAACGGCAACAACCGGCCGCGCGACCTTCCCGGCTGGGACCGATTCGACTGGATCCAGGACCGCGCCGCGCGCATGTCGGAGCTGATCGGCGAGTCGAAGGCGCTCACGCTCGAAGGCGCCGCGGCGATCCAGAACGACGTCTTCTCCCGCGCCGGCGCCCGTTCGAACCCGGTGCTGCTCGCCGCCGCCGATTCGCTCGCCGATTCGCTCGGCAGCCGGGCGCGCGAGGCCGTGGCGCTGATGCGGGCCTGGAACCTGCTTTCCCAGCGCGACCGGGTGGCCCCGACGCTCAATCGTTCGTGGTGGAACGTGTTCGCCCGCAGCACCGGCACCGAGGGCCTGCCCGGGCTGACGCTGGCGGCGCTGCGTGGCGAAGCCCCGGAGGTGCTGGCCGGCGGCGGCGGGACTGCCCGCCGCCCGTCGTCCGTGGCCATCGCCGCGCTCACGAGCGCGCTGGACACGCTGCAGGCGAGGCTCGGGCCCGATCTGTTCACCTGGACGTGGGGCCGCGCGCACCGGGCGTACTTCGCGCACGCGCTGGGGACACGCGCCGGTCGCGAGTGGTCGCCCGAGCCGATCGAGGAGGACGGCGACGGCGGCACCATCGCGGTGGGCGGGACGCGCGCGCCCTGGGACTTCCGGGTGACGCACGGGCCCGGCTTCCGCCACGTCGTGGATCTCGCGATCGCCGAGTCCTCGCTCGCCGTGGTTCCGCCCTGGAACAGCGACGCCTTCCGGATCGACCAGCGTCCGCGATGGGCGGAACACCGTTACATCCCGCTGCTGCGCGATTGGGGCCGCATCGAGGCGCGCGTGATTGACCGCGTCACGCTGGGCGCGAAGATCGCCACGCGCTGA